The following proteins are co-located in the Gossypium hirsutum isolate 1008001.06 chromosome A02, Gossypium_hirsutum_v2.1, whole genome shotgun sequence genome:
- the LOC107951740 gene encoding transcription factor bHLH94: MALEAVVFQQDPFCYGGSGPCNTYGVGFQQQEENANYSNNGEMVSKSGGGGTRGSSSSSFMMHQTLKEWPWDFNSSSSPDIGFTTGGPIFSPTEAPAIDTRSCRRRRRRPKSVKNKEEIENQRMIHIAVERNRRRQMNDYLAVLRTMMPNSYVQRGDQASIIGGAINFVKVLEQILQSLEARKRMEKRSDITTFSSLFSDFFSFPQYSTSIQTETPGEPPAEKGSFPSCSSSSSVADVEVTMVDSHANVKILSKKHPKQLFNMVSGLYSLGLFVLHLNVTSVENRVLYSLSVKVEENCQLNTVNEIAAAVYEMVDKFQEEAAA, from the exons ATGGCCTTAGAGGCTGTAGTGTTTCAGCAAGACCCTTTCTGCTATGGCGGAAGTGGACCATGCAACACCTATGGCGTTGGTTTTCAACAACAAGAAGAAAATGCTAATTACAGTAACAATGGAGAAATGGTTTCCAAAAGTGGAGGAGGAGGAACTAGGGGGTCTTCATCGTCTTCTTTCATGATGCACCAAACCTTAAAGGAATGGCCATGGGATTTCAACTCTTCTTCTTCCCCGGATATTGGCTTTACCACCGGTGGACCGATATTCTCTCCGACGGAAGCACCAGCAATCGACACCCGGTCTTGTCGACGGAGGAGACGGCGACCCAAAAGTGTCAAGAACAAAGaagaaatagagaatcaaaggATGATTCATATTGCTGTGGAAAGAAATAGGAGGAGACAAATGAATGATTATCTTGCTGTTCTTAGGACTATGATGCCTAACTCTTACGTTCAAAGG GGGGACCAAGCATCAATCATTGGGGGAGCAATTAATTTCGTAAAGGTGTTAGAGCAAATTCTTCAATCTTTAGAAGCTCGAAAAAGGATGGAAAAAAGATCAGACATCACCACTTTTTCATCACTCTTCTCggatttcttttcctttcctcaGTACTCAACCAGTATCCAGACGGAGACCCCTGGCGAGCCCCCGGCGGAGAAAGGGTCGTTTCCGTCGTGTTCTTCATCATCCTCAGTTGCGGATGTTGAAGTAACAATGGTGGATAGCCATGCAAACGTGAAAATACTATCAAAAAAACACCCAAAACAGCTCTTCAACATGGTATCCGGGCTTTACTCTCTAGGCCTATTCGTGCTTCACCTTAACGTCACATCTGTTGAAAATAGGGTCCTTTATTCCTTGAGTGTCAAg GTTGAAGAGAACTGTCAGCTAAATACGGTGAATGAAATTGCAGCCGCAGTTTATGAAATGGTGGATAAGTTTCAAGAAGAGGCAGCTGCTTAA